One genomic region from Evansella sp. LMS18 encodes:
- a CDS encoding DUF456 domain-containing protein, whose protein sequence is METILWIIIIACFIISFVGLIYPIIPAVLMIWIGVALYHFFILSEITWWTWSTLIVLTIFIFAADYAASMYFVKKYGGSKWGSRAAAVGIIAGIFVFPPFGILLVPFALVLLTELTQGNDFSRSLKIALGTLLAFLSSTFAKGLIQLLMIILFFVNVWFF, encoded by the coding sequence ATGGAAACAATTCTTTGGATAATTATTATTGCATGTTTTATAATCAGTTTCGTTGGTCTGATTTATCCAATTATACCTGCTGTCCTTATGATCTGGATTGGGGTAGCGCTATACCACTTCTTTATTCTGTCTGAAATAACCTGGTGGACGTGGAGTACTTTAATCGTGTTAACTATATTTATATTTGCTGCTGATTATGCAGCGAGCATGTATTTTGTTAAAAAGTACGGTGGCTCCAAATGGGGCAGCAGAGCGGCTGCTGTGGGGATTATTGCAGGGATTTTTGTATTTCCTCCCTTCGGAATCCTCCTCGTGCCTTTTGCTCTCGTATTACTGACAGAACTTACACAGGGTAATGATTTTTCCCGGAGTTTGAAAATTGCTTTGGGCACATTGCTGGCTTTTCTCAGCAGTACTTTTGCAAAAGGACTAATTCAACTGTTAATGATTATCCTGTTCTTTGTTAATGTCTGGTTTTTCTAA
- a CDS encoding DUF2515 domain-containing protein — translation MKKNVLKLVQTGRKLMRYPSKMWLYILREAKELKNRQHISEEWKKLRVDEKQLAEIKKNLKETKLKKDTSASSQEDNLLNSIIEETKEKNRNNVTRTAAYLDFFLENREVHWALLAHMVSRNGGWNMTDLKGGLVSGLLGEQDKKEYFMFLERANAAIFRDAYPQLLLYEASKMKSRELFELLPYAGVSEFMIPFWEHFYKTGDSKMLTVALIINEQYNIEVPVVQDSGYQEKVLQSWQFVIQETLHFSRVLFPYRLTDNKVRLAGQYVEQFSNVDKRIELGKRLYGILFGIPSIHEKIIKYAAEVPHTGSRTDFWPHMFTEKKYKSDKNKWHDCEEAEEPFLYSPRLTDAWKDVKHEYLTGENWFKKEQERVFRHFRRTRTPASFDQTNEYCLDLYELSLIGSTRRKKKGDRGHKAK, via the coding sequence ATGAAAAAAAATGTTTTAAAGCTGGTTCAGACAGGCAGAAAATTAATGAGATACCCTTCAAAAATGTGGCTGTATATCCTCCGTGAGGCAAAAGAACTAAAAAACAGGCAGCATATAAGTGAGGAATGGAAAAAGCTGAGAGTGGATGAAAAGCAGCTTGCTGAAATAAAGAAAAACCTAAAGGAGACAAAACTCAAGAAAGATACATCTGCTTCCAGTCAGGAGGACAACCTCCTTAATAGCATCATTGAAGAAACAAAAGAAAAAAACAGGAATAATGTTACAAGAACAGCAGCTTACCTTGATTTTTTCCTGGAAAACAGGGAAGTCCACTGGGCTCTGCTCGCTCATATGGTTTCGAGGAACGGTGGATGGAACATGACAGACCTGAAGGGAGGTCTTGTGTCCGGCCTGCTGGGGGAGCAGGATAAAAAAGAATATTTTATGTTTTTGGAGCGTGCGAACGCAGCCATCTTTCGTGATGCATATCCTCAGCTGCTTTTGTATGAAGCAAGCAAAATGAAATCCCGGGAATTATTTGAGCTTCTTCCATATGCGGGAGTATCCGAATTTATGATCCCTTTCTGGGAACACTTTTATAAGACAGGGGACTCCAAAATGCTTACTGTTGCTCTCATTATTAATGAGCAATATAATATTGAAGTCCCTGTAGTGCAGGATAGCGGATACCAGGAAAAAGTATTACAGTCCTGGCAGTTTGTTATACAGGAAACACTTCATTTTTCGCGAGTGCTGTTCCCATACAGATTGACAGATAACAAAGTCAGACTGGCAGGACAGTATGTTGAACAGTTTTCCAATGTTGACAAAAGAATTGAACTGGGAAAACGGCTGTACGGCATATTGTTTGGTATTCCATCCATCCATGAAAAAATTATTAAATATGCAGCAGAAGTACCTCATACCGGCTCAAGGACAGACTTCTGGCCACATATGTTCACCGAAAAAAAATACAAAAGCGATAAAAACAAATGGCATGATTGTGAAGAAGCTGAAGAACCGTTTCTCTACAGTCCCAGACTAACTGACGCCTGGAAAGACGTTAAGCATGAATACCTTACTGGAGAGAACTGGTTCAAAAAGGAGCAGGAAAGGGTTTTCAGGCATTTCCGCAGGACAAGAACACCTGCTTCATTTGACCAGACAAATGAATATTGCCTGGACCTGTATGAGCTCTCATTAATAGGCTCAACAAGGAGGAAGAAAAAGGGGGATAGGGGACACAAAGCTAAGTGA
- a CDS encoding 3'-5' exonuclease, with the protein MAEVKQYIFFDFEMLCSNRGMTFNNMEAIRLGAVKYELETESVGYFDMYIKPQHKKPLSRFCKKLTGITDEDLADAQDFKEVFQAFLTWVGGVKKSRFFSWSTSDLLRLKLDAERHMLHKTTIDKIEKRYVDFQGIFTKRVSRINPSVENALAFYDLSFLGEKHNPMYDAYNTLRIYMSFQQNPVKSDLVMIRQFILDDLPESSVEINEKLKEQLAKDVASYKKELSDIYKMKDAGKVVKRTRRLVEKYENVLINRSGIFTQEIKESINLLVVFYHDLLSCYEHHFNHSSKIMVLEDRITEPINELLLKRG; encoded by the coding sequence GTGGCTGAAGTAAAACAGTATATCTTCTTTGATTTTGAAATGCTATGTTCTAACCGGGGGATGACCTTTAACAATATGGAAGCGATCCGGCTGGGGGCTGTTAAGTACGAGCTTGAGACGGAAAGCGTGGGCTATTTTGATATGTATATCAAACCTCAGCATAAAAAGCCATTAAGCAGATTCTGTAAAAAGCTCACAGGGATCACCGATGAAGACCTGGCCGATGCACAGGATTTTAAAGAGGTATTTCAAGCTTTTCTGACCTGGGTGGGAGGAGTGAAAAAATCCCGCTTTTTTTCATGGTCAACGAGTGACCTTCTTCGTCTGAAACTGGATGCAGAACGTCACATGCTTCATAAGACTACGATTGATAAAATTGAAAAAAGGTATGTTGATTTTCAGGGTATTTTTACAAAGCGGGTATCAAGGATAAATCCATCAGTAGAAAATGCTCTTGCCTTTTATGATTTGAGCTTCCTTGGAGAAAAACATAATCCTATGTATGACGCTTACAATACCCTTCGTATCTACATGAGTTTTCAACAGAACCCGGTGAAATCAGACCTGGTAATGATCAGGCAGTTTATTCTGGATGATCTTCCGGAAAGTTCCGTGGAAATTAATGAGAAACTTAAAGAACAGCTTGCGAAAGATGTGGCCAGCTATAAAAAGGAATTAAGTGATATTTATAAAATGAAAGATGCGGGAAAAGTAGTCAAAAGAACGAGACGGCTGGTGGAGAAATACGAAAATGTTTTGATTAATCGTTCCGGAATTTTCACACAGGAGATTAAAGAAAGCATTAACCTCCTTGTTGTCTTTTATCACGATCTTTTGTCCTGCTATGAACATCATTTTAATCATTCATCTAAAATCATGGTACTTGAAGACCGAATAACAGAGCCTATTAACGAGCTCTTACTGAAGCGAGGATGA
- the thiW gene encoding energy coupling factor transporter S component ThiW, translating into MSNIKKQTYIALLVAIAVIGSSFLWFPAGVAKAFPVQHAVNVIAGVLLGPVPAVIIAFLTGLIRNFMGTGSLLAFPGGMIGAFLAGYLYRKMKRTWAASAGEIIGSGLIAPLFAVPYAALLLGTSAGAFFYIPAFLVSSLSGALLGYLIVTRIKKSRAWKYDTDS; encoded by the coding sequence ATGAGCAATATAAAGAAACAAACGTATATCGCTTTATTGGTAGCAATAGCTGTAATAGGCTCTTCATTTCTCTGGTTCCCGGCAGGAGTCGCAAAAGCTTTTCCTGTACAGCATGCTGTAAATGTAATCGCCGGGGTATTACTCGGTCCGGTGCCAGCGGTAATTATCGCATTTTTAACAGGGCTGATCAGGAACTTCATGGGGACGGGTTCTCTGCTTGCTTTCCCCGGGGGGATGATAGGCGCTTTTCTTGCTGGTTATTTATACCGGAAGATGAAAAGAACATGGGCGGCATCTGCTGGAGAAATTATTGGTTCAGGGCTGATTGCCCCGTTGTTTGCAGTTCCGTATGCAGCACTGCTCCTTGGAACTTCAGCTGGAGCATTCTTTTATATACCTGCATTCCTTGTAAGCAGCCTCTCAGGGGCGCTTCTTGGGTATTTGATTGTTACTCGGATAAAAAAATCCAGAGCATGGAAGTATGATACGGACAGCTAA
- the thiM gene encoding hydroxyethylthiazole kinase has translation MLVKPGSILLEMRQAKPLVHNITNVVVTNFTANGLYALGASPVMAYAREEVADMARISQALVLNIGTLDETKVEAMLLAGKAANEAGVPVIFDPVGAGATSYRTDSAIKIIREVKLSVIRGNAAEVSNLIGRRQTIKGVDAETNDEESEKIQLARDAAAELGTVVAITGKTDVIANGREVYTVDNGDPMLTKVTGAGCLLTAVIGAFCAVEKDYARAAAAAVSSYGIAAELAAEATKEKGPGSFQIEFLDKLSALDESTVNSKAKVIIHQ, from the coding sequence ATGTTAGTAAAACCAGGATCCATTTTGCTTGAAATGAGACAAGCTAAACCACTTGTCCATAACATTACAAATGTTGTAGTTACAAATTTTACGGCTAACGGCCTTTACGCGCTCGGGGCTTCCCCGGTTATGGCATACGCCAGGGAGGAAGTAGCCGATATGGCACGGATTTCACAGGCTCTCGTCCTTAATATCGGGACTCTTGATGAAACAAAAGTAGAAGCAATGCTGCTGGCGGGTAAAGCGGCAAATGAAGCAGGGGTGCCAGTAATATTTGACCCGGTGGGTGCAGGTGCGACGAGCTACCGGACGGACAGCGCAATAAAAATAATCCGGGAAGTCAAACTATCAGTTATAAGAGGCAACGCAGCGGAAGTATCAAACCTGATTGGCCGGAGACAGACAATTAAAGGGGTCGACGCGGAAACGAATGACGAAGAATCAGAAAAGATTCAGCTTGCCCGGGATGCTGCTGCAGAATTAGGCACGGTAGTGGCGATTACTGGAAAAACAGATGTCATTGCAAATGGCCGGGAAGTATACACCGTCGATAACGGAGACCCAATGCTGACAAAAGTAACAGGAGCAGGATGTCTGTTAACTGCAGTAATTGGAGCATTTTGTGCAGTTGAAAAAGATTATGCCCGTGCCGCCGCAGCAGCAGTGTCTTCTTACGGAATTGCCGCTGAACTCGCAGCGGAAGCAACGAAAGAAAAAGGTCCGGGAAGCTTCCAGATTGAATTCTTAGACAAGCTGTCTGCATTGGATGAAAGCACAGTTAACAGCAAAGCTAAAGTAATAATACATCAATAA